A stretch of Candidatus Symbiobacter mobilis CR DNA encodes these proteins:
- the cas3f gene encoding type I-F CRISPR-associated helicase Cas3f encodes MNVLLISECDHKALTQTRRILDQFAERRGERTWQTPITRDGLDTLRRLLRQSARKNTAVACHWIRGLDHSELLWVVGDRSRFNPLGAVPTNTTERNILHANDENDWHTGEDIHLLAGLAALLHDLGKASRAFQMRLRGTLTERNQYRHEWVSLRLFEAFVGTDDDATWLARLANPTPADDASWQARLQRDGMDANVQPPFVRLAHAPLAEAIGWLVLTHHRLPTVPTGKPITTASLHQVLRQIDAGWNERTDGGDPDHRLPLYWDFAAHGLPVTTDAWRKQASKLAQRLLGLHAQPGKGQWLGNPYVMHIARLSLMLADHHYSSLGVDQRTGQPVASRVSGQTDYPLFANTHASVPEHHNGHSNPHHLNQTLDEHLVGVARHSAIVTHALPRFDTHLPHLGECKPLKKRAKDERFRWQDKAADLAASVRGRSAQHGAFIVNMASTGCGKTLANARVMYALADPAQGMRCAFAMGLRTLTLQTGRAFRDLLGLADDELAIRVGGSASRALFEHHERMAEQTGSASTQALVEEDGHVVFEGNHEAHPVLQRVLHDPHTAKLLVAPLLVCTIDHLTPATESQRGGRQIAPMLRLMSGDLVLDEPDDFDIADLPALTRLVHWAGLLGARVLLSSATLPPALVQGLFEAYRQGRVQFARNRGERPGDATPSPEVCCLWVDEYRQQHADCTDLPAYTQAHQTFARERVQRLAEAVVCRRAKFALLELGQRKCSDHPAYFAREALQWAQKLHAAHHSLDPHSGKRISFGLVRMANIEPLVDVALALYSVGVPEGQRIHLCVYHSQFPLLIRSDIEQQLDHALNRRSPDAVFSLPDIRQRIDAYPDEADHLFIVLGSPVTEVGRDHDYDWAVVEPSSMRSLIQLAGRVRRHRPDECTQPNLRVFVTNLRHFQHPGEPAFCHPGFESASHPLHSHNLIDLLRPEEYAAVDSRPRIQARDALQAATHWVDLEHARMQATMLPLPPTAPNGVAQRGRASAPPLNAASWWHLPAADALLTAALPQQQPFRQDTIPRVDLVLMPNDEGDDYALQMLLAKTGGHPGEYHILYLDRSLNKRIPDEQVQGPRIAPWGQTDYMAALTELAADMDMTLADCARRFGTVTLPQNAQGWRFHPVLGFTKQRG; translated from the coding sequence ATGAATGTGCTTTTGATTTCAGAGTGTGACCACAAAGCACTGACCCAAACCCGGCGCATCCTGGACCAGTTTGCCGAGCGCCGGGGCGAACGCACCTGGCAAACCCCCATCACCCGCGACGGCCTGGATACCCTGCGCCGCCTGCTGCGCCAAAGCGCCCGCAAAAACACCGCCGTAGCCTGCCACTGGATACGCGGGCTGGACCACAGCGAACTGCTGTGGGTGGTGGGTGACCGCAGCCGTTTCAACCCACTGGGCGCTGTGCCCACCAACACCACGGAACGCAACATCCTGCACGCCAACGACGAAAACGACTGGCACACCGGCGAGGACATCCATCTGCTGGCCGGGTTGGCCGCTTTGCTGCATGACCTGGGCAAAGCCAGCCGCGCTTTCCAGATGCGGTTGCGCGGTACCTTGACCGAGCGCAATCAGTACCGGCACGAATGGGTGTCACTGCGGCTGTTCGAGGCTTTTGTGGGTACCGACGACGACGCCACCTGGCTGGCCCGGCTGGCCAACCCCACGCCCGCCGACGATGCCAGTTGGCAGGCACGGTTGCAGCGTGACGGTATGGATGCGAACGTACAGCCGCCCTTTGTGCGCCTAGCCCATGCACCACTGGCCGAGGCCATTGGCTGGTTGGTGTTGACGCACCACCGCCTGCCGACGGTGCCGACAGGCAAACCCATCACCACTGCCAGCTTGCACCAGGTATTGCGCCAAATCGACGCAGGCTGGAACGAGCGCACCGACGGCGGCGACCCCGACCATCGCCTGCCGCTGTACTGGGACTTTGCTGCACACGGCCTGCCCGTCACTACCGATGCATGGCGCAAACAGGCATCCAAGCTCGCCCAGCGCCTGCTGGGCTTGCATGCCCAACCGGGCAAAGGCCAGTGGTTGGGCAACCCGTATGTGATGCATATCGCCCGCCTGAGCCTGATGCTGGCCGACCATCACTACTCCAGCCTGGGTGTGGATCAACGCACAGGCCAGCCCGTGGCCAGCCGGGTGTCCGGGCAGACAGACTACCCACTGTTTGCCAACACGCACGCCAGCGTTCCCGAACATCACAACGGGCACAGCAATCCCCATCACCTCAACCAGACGCTGGATGAACACCTGGTTGGCGTGGCGCGGCACAGTGCCATCGTTACCCATGCCCTACCCCGGTTCGACACCCATTTGCCGCACCTGGGCGAGTGCAAGCCACTCAAAAAACGTGCCAAGGACGAACGCTTCCGTTGGCAAGACAAAGCCGCCGATTTGGCCGCCAGCGTGCGCGGACGCAGTGCGCAACACGGCGCGTTCATCGTCAACATGGCCTCCACCGGTTGCGGCAAAACCCTGGCCAATGCCCGCGTCATGTACGCGCTGGCCGACCCCGCACAAGGTATGCGCTGCGCGTTTGCCATGGGGCTGCGCACCCTCACGCTGCAAACCGGGCGGGCTTTTCGCGACCTGTTGGGCCTGGCCGATGACGAGCTGGCCATTCGCGTGGGTGGCAGTGCCAGCCGGGCGCTGTTCGAGCATCATGAGCGCATGGCCGAGCAGACCGGTTCCGCCTCCACCCAGGCGCTGGTAGAAGAAGATGGCCATGTGGTGTTTGAGGGCAATCACGAAGCCCACCCCGTGTTGCAGCGGGTGCTGCACGACCCGCACACCGCCAAACTATTGGTGGCACCGCTGCTGGTCTGCACCATCGACCACCTCACCCCCGCCACCGAAAGCCAGCGCGGGGGCCGGCAGATTGCGCCCATGCTGCGGCTGATGAGCGGGGACCTTGTGCTGGATGAGCCGGACGACTTTGACATTGCCGACTTGCCTGCATTGACCCGGCTGGTGCATTGGGCCGGGTTGCTGGGTGCCCGGGTGCTGCTGTCTTCCGCCACCTTGCCCCCCGCACTGGTACAGGGCCTGTTCGAGGCCTACCGCCAAGGCCGCGTGCAATTCGCCCGCAACCGGGGCGAGCGGCCGGGCGATGCCACGCCCAGCCCCGAGGTGTGCTGCCTGTGGGTGGACGAATACCGGCAGCAACATGCCGATTGCACCGATTTGCCCGCATACACCCAGGCCCACCAGACTTTTGCCAGGGAACGGGTGCAACGTTTGGCCGAGGCCGTGGTGTGCCGCCGGGCCAAGTTCGCGCTGTTGGAGTTGGGACAACGCAAGTGCAGCGACCACCCCGCGTATTTCGCCCGCGAGGCCCTGCAATGGGCGCAAAAACTGCATGCAGCCCACCACAGCCTCGACCCGCACAGCGGCAAGCGCATTAGCTTTGGGCTGGTGCGCATGGCCAACATCGAACCGCTGGTGGATGTGGCCCTCGCCCTGTACAGCGTTGGTGTTCCCGAGGGGCAGCGCATCCATCTGTGCGTGTACCACTCGCAGTTTCCGCTGCTGATCCGCTCGGACATCGAACAGCAGTTGGACCACGCGCTCAACCGCCGCTCGCCCGATGCCGTGTTCAGCCTGCCAGACATTCGCCAGCGTATTGACGCATACCCCGACGAGGCAGACCACTTGTTCATCGTCTTGGGTTCACCCGTGACCGAGGTGGGCCGCGACCACGACTACGACTGGGCAGTGGTCGAGCCTTCGTCGATGCGCTCGCTTATCCAATTGGCAGGCCGGGTGCGCCGCCATCGGCCTGACGAATGCACCCAGCCGAACCTGCGCGTGTTCGTCACCAATTTGCGGCACTTTCAACACCCCGGCGAGCCTGCGTTTTGTCACCCCGGTTTCGAAAGCGCCAGCCACCCGCTGCACAGCCACAACCTGATCGACCTGCTTCGGCCCGAAGAGTACGCGGCGGTGGATTCCCGCCCCCGCATCCAGGCCCGCGACGCGCTGCAAGCCGCTACCCACTGGGTGGATTTGGAACATGCCCGGATGCAAGCCACCATGTTGCCTTTACCACCGACCGCCCCAAACGGCGTGGCGCAAAGGGGGCGCGCTTCTGCGCCACCACTGAACGCCGCGAGTTGGTGGCACTTGCCAGCGGCAGATGCCTTGCTGACAGCCGCGTTGCCCCAACAGCAGCCGTTTCGGCAGGACACCATCCCCAGGGTGGACTTGGTGTTGATGCCCAACGACGAGGGCGACGATTACGCACTGCAAATGCTGCTGGCCAAAACTGGCGGGCATCCAGGCGAATACCACATCCTCTACCTGGACCGTTCACTCAACAAACGAATTCCCGACGAACAGGTGCAAGGCCCGCGTATCGCCCCCTGGGGCCAGACCGACTACATGGCCGCGCTGACCGAACTGGCCGCCGACATGGACATGACCCTGGCCGACTGCGCACGCCGCTTCGGCACCGTGACGCTGCCCCAAAACGCCCAAGGATGGCGCTTCCACCCGGTGCTGGGGTTCACGAAGCAGCGGGGGTGA
- a CDS encoding PIN domain-containing protein: protein MSSNFTVIYDACVLYPAPLRDLLMRLALTDLYRARWTDMIHDEWMRNVLKQRPDLQAEDLERTRSLMNAHVRDSLVTGFEHLIPSVELPDTDDRHVVAAAIHGGASLIVTFNLKDFPPDQLKRYNLAAQHPDDFIFDLLDLHAARVCEAAANHRRSLKNPPKTVDEYLDTLLKQGLTQTVGQLREWKVAI from the coding sequence ATGAGTTCGAACTTCACCGTCATCTACGACGCGTGCGTGCTCTATCCGGCACCGTTACGCGACCTGCTGATGCGTCTGGCACTGACCGATCTGTACCGGGCGCGTTGGACGGACATGATCCACGACGAGTGGATGCGTAACGTTCTGAAGCAGCGGCCAGATCTGCAGGCCGAAGACCTGGAGCGGACGCGGTCGCTGATGAATGCCCACGTCCGCGACAGTCTGGTCACCGGCTTCGAGCATCTGATCCCGTCCGTCGAGTTGCCGGACACCGATGACCGACATGTGGTTGCCGCCGCCATTCACGGCGGCGCCAGCCTGATCGTGACCTTCAACCTGAAGGATTTCCCGCCGGACCAGCTCAAGCGCTACAACCTGGCCGCCCAGCATCCCGACGACTTCATCTTCGATCTACTAGATCTGCATGCAGCCCGAGTCTGCGAGGCGGCTGCCAACCATCGCCGGTCGCTGAAGAACCCGCCCAAGACGGTTGATGAATACCTGGACACGCTGCTCAAGCAGGGGCTGACACAGACTGTCGGCCAGTTGCGGGAGTGGAAGGTAGCGATCTGA
- a CDS encoding helix-turn-helix domain-containing protein, whose amino-acid sequence MTTLSPTHSLPTAEEVAIARESGRALSAFLQTRAETQQIEIFDDRGASHPVRVPVSALRLLVDVLTEIGEGNAVSIIPIHAELTTQDAADVLNVSRPFLVQLLEHGEIPFHKIGTHRRVRYQDVIAYKERIDAERSKALHALTEQAQALKMGYE is encoded by the coding sequence ATGACCACACTCTCTCCCACCCATTCGTTGCCGACGGCCGAAGAAGTTGCCATCGCCCGCGAGAGCGGCCGGGCGCTGTCCGCATTCCTGCAGACCCGTGCGGAAACCCAGCAGATCGAGATCTTCGACGACAGGGGAGCGTCCCATCCGGTCCGCGTCCCGGTGTCGGCGCTGCGGCTGCTCGTGGACGTCCTGACCGAAATCGGTGAGGGCAACGCGGTCAGCATCATCCCGATCCACGCCGAACTGACGACCCAGGACGCAGCAGACGTGCTCAACGTCTCGCGACCGTTCCTTGTGCAGTTGCTGGAGCACGGCGAGATTCCGTTTCACAAAATCGGAACGCACCGTCGCGTCCGCTACCAAGACGTGATCGCGTACAAGGAGCGGATCGACGCTGAGCGCAGCAAGGCCCTCCATGCACTGACCGAGCAAGCCCAGGCGCTCAAGATGGGGTACGAATGA
- a CDS encoding IS5 family transposase: MGLIFHDDGWRLHDALWGIIKSSLPEPKKHPLGCHNPRVSDRSAMNAILFVLRTGCQWNALNMTGICSCSSAYRRFREWTKAGVFSALWIQQLVEYDKSQGIDWAWTSMDGALTKAPLAGQQTTGANPTDRGKQGVKRSVLTDGAGIPLAVAIDGANRHDMKLVRSTLEDIKAKRPDPTDTKPQGICLDKGYDYDEVREIVKEFGFTAHIRSRGEEAKSIKQEAGFKARRWVVERTHSWMNRFRRILVRWEKLPETYIAMLHITCALITLRAYCLPK, encoded by the coding sequence ATGGGCCTGATATTTCATGATGATGGGTGGAGATTGCATGATGCACTCTGGGGAATAATAAAATCATCGCTCCCTGAACCCAAAAAACATCCCCTTGGTTGCCATAATCCGCGTGTATCTGATCGCAGCGCAATGAACGCAATTCTTTTCGTATTGCGAACTGGCTGCCAGTGGAACGCCTTAAACATGACGGGAATTTGCTCGTGCAGTTCTGCCTATCGACGCTTTCGCGAATGGACGAAAGCAGGTGTATTTTCAGCCCTTTGGATACAACAATTGGTCGAATACGACAAATCCCAAGGCATTGATTGGGCATGGACATCCATGGATGGAGCGTTAACCAAAGCGCCCCTAGCAGGTCAGCAAACAACTGGGGCCAACCCAACAGATCGAGGCAAGCAAGGTGTCAAGCGCAGTGTGCTTACCGATGGTGCAGGCATACCGCTTGCCGTCGCCATCGACGGTGCGAATCGGCACGACATGAAGTTGGTCAGGAGTACGCTGGAAGACATCAAAGCAAAACGACCAGACCCGACGGATACAAAACCACAAGGCATCTGCTTGGACAAAGGATACGATTATGATGAAGTAAGAGAGATCGTCAAAGAATTTGGCTTTACGGCTCACATTCGCTCCAGAGGCGAAGAAGCTAAATCTATAAAGCAAGAAGCTGGTTTCAAGGCACGGCGCTGGGTAGTAGAACGTACACATAGCTGGATGAATCGCTTTCGCCGAATTCTGGTTCGTTGGGAAAAACTTCCTGAAACGTATATCGCCATGTTGCACATCACTTGCGCCCTAATCACTTTAAGGGCATATTGCCTACCGAAATAG